The genomic window aatattaagaacatACTgcagaaatattattgttttagaaaaatcggGTTCGTGTTGCAGATCGgtgcttaaaattttttcaaactcgACGCATCGCAGAAATATTGTTGTAGTGTATACCTAGGCACATAATACagtcataatttatgaataataacgaTTCGTTGAGGGTTCGATTTCGAAAGAGGAAAAGACGTATACCTGTAATAGGTACTCGCAGCGTATAGTCgagtctaaatattataaaacgttgCATAATACACTCGCGcaaatatctataatgtacatggaaaaaaataaatcacaacagcgaatataataaaataaatatatgtaaaccaAAGatgtgaatatataataaaacacgcAGCGTTCGAAAGAAAATACACCCGGTGCGGACCGTGTATCGTGCCGGGAATggtgatatattatttgtatattatataggtgcatcgtgtgacattattataatatattattataaatacgtatgtatatacGTAAGACGTCACACGATGagaaataaaacgatttttgaaaCTGCGCACGCGATCGACGGCGGTTAGAGAAATAAAACGACACACCATACTACctacttacaatatatatatatatatataatatataatatataataccttataaatacggtgtaatatattattattatttcgtattataACGAGTGAAATCCAAAACGACGTTATTGCCGGGTATAGGGACGtcgcgtcgtcgtcgtcggagGGTTTCGCTCGGCGGACTTGTTGTGTGTGTGGGGGGGATGTGGGGGGGTCGGACGGGGCGCGACGACCGCGGTAGCGGCGGTGGGGAGGGATCGCGAAATCCTCGCCTCTCCTCCCCACCACCCCCTTCCCACACCGACGGCGAGACACCATCGCCGGCGCACACCGCCACGCCGCGGCGGCCGTCCGtcaacggcggcggcggggcggtggcggtggcggcggccgGTGGTGGCGGCCGGTGGTGGCGGCGGCCGGTGCGCGTACGGCAGGTCGTCTGCGGCGAGTGACGTCACGCCGACGTCACCGTTACGGGCGCGCTGCCATTGGTCCGGACCGCCGCCGTCCGCCCGGCCTCCTCCGCACCGCCGCCGCCCGGCGCTCGTTGCCATATATGGGACAGAGACGGGCTTCATTCATAAAACCGTCGCTTATACGTCGCCCCGCGCCGCGGTGTGGGCAGTGCGCTCGTTCTCAGTGTGTACGGCCGCCGCGTATCCCGACACACGCGCCGCGCGCGCCTTCAGTTCAACAAGTCGACCGGCGCCAGCATCACGTGCGTGTGCGTGACCGTGTGCGTGTGCGTTTTTACgttagtgtgtgtgtgtgcaagtGCAGCGGCCCCAGAGTCATGTGCGTTGCCGCAGTACCATCATCGCAGTAACGAACGATACGCgagtcttaaataatatattattgttttaccgtCGTCGTCGAGTGCGCTCGCCcccgttattaataattattatcgttatattataataaaaaattattataatataatataatatcgtcgaCTACGCCTACGCCGCACGCGCGTTTTACGGTGACATCGAGATCGCATAGATCgggtgttcaaaaaaaaaaaacaaaaaaaggacGAATTTTGGTTTTTCCACCGACGGAACGCCTGCTACTGCTATTTTTCGACACACACAGTTTGTacgctatataaatattttattatactattatattatatatgcacgTCGAGTGTacgcactatatattattatagtataacgaTTGCTAAAAAGACTTTGTTCGCTCGTCGCCGTTTTTGTCACCGCACGCGCAAACCCCCCAGCTCAGGCCTGGCACTGTCCAGGTGTGTGATCCGCGTGCCCCTGGCCCCCAGCTCGTGGTCGCCGCCGCCGGACGATTGGTACCCGTTCCACGACATCGAGCTGGTCGAATCGCCGGAATCGCCACCACCGTGCCCAATAATTGATCCAAAAGACCGCGCTCCCGTTGCCGATCGTACCGACGCGAACGACAACCACAaccacaacaacaacaacaacaacaacaacaccggcactgttaataataatcgcGATCGGCGTGACGCTTGTGCCGTAGGTGTCCCGGAGCAGCACCAGCAGCACCAGCAGCACCAACAACAGCCCGAAGCCGATATGATCATGGAGTGCGGTGCCCTCGAGCCCGGCGTCGGGCCGCTCCATCACGCGCATCACCATCATCACCACCACCATCACCATCACCCGTACTTGTTGGCCGAGTCCGCGGCCGCCGTCACCACGGCCACCACGGCCGCCGGCCACTTTAACGTGCTCAGCTTCGAAACGTACAAAGGCGGCGTGGCCACCGGCACCGGTGGGCACGTGGGCAACGGCGGACACGGCACCGGAAACTCGGCGTGTCACAGTCCGGCACAGGGAAACGCCGGCACCGATCTCAACACGCCCGTCACGACGAGCGCCGAAGTACCTTCGTTTTTCGGCCCGTCCACAGTCGTAGAACCGCCACTCATAACAGGTACCCACAAATACtatgacttaaataataatataagtatattatatattttaatcgacTATAGTAGATGCCTATAATGAGGCACTCGTTCTACGTTTTACTAcgatttcaaaatgtttaaaaatcaaaaatccgatagtattattatttcgaagtGAATCTTACTTTAGAGAAGGTATCTTacgacaaaacaaaattatctcGCACTTAATCATTTCAATACGTACGTAATAATCCATAGGTAGGTTTAAcgataaaatgataaactgCATAAGTAAATTAGACAAAAAGTAATGTTATGTGCGcaatgttaaaaaaagaacatttttCCTGCAGATAAACGATATTTaagtagaaataaaattaaaaatcttctgttataaatcgtaaaataaGAATACTTGGTGAAATGTGAAAATGATTtcgataaaatgttaattaggtatatatgtgtAGGGATAGAGTATAAACACCTACATTTCAATCTATTTAATaccttattatatacgtaagcCTTATTTCCAATCAAAATTAGGGGAAGTACATAGTACACAAAATAAGCCAAGtacataggtaaataaaaacgaaagtatacctacttacaaaatgttaataattattattttatatcagaaatttcttataatacattttcgtgaaatttacattataatataacgtgtatagtgtataggtaCTGGATGTATAGTATTTTGGTTATGCCgctttgattataaattataattaatttgtaaagcACTAGCATtgttgtataggtaccttattTCATATTGCAGTAGGTATACatgaatgaaatattatgtgaatacaACTTCCATAACCCCCCGAACAACGCGGGTGGTGTCGGTGACCCTCCCGCGCTGGTAGTCGTTTATCGATTTCGCAGTGACCTCGGAACGCCGGGAAGgtgaatgaaatatatttcccTCTCGTTTCCACCCTACAGCtccaatatacgtatatacagtatacacctatttatatataatattataaatatatatcacaaTTCGGCATGACTATATATTTTCACCGTCACTCTCTCGCGTGgcttataggtacttacagaTTAAGCTACTAGCtacatacttttattttaacctaacgacctataaataaatatgcaaacattattaaatactatgtaaGCAATAAAACCTATTGcaataattaggtacaatacaaaaaatacacaaaaatcgGATCACGGGCAAGATGTCATTGTAGGCGCTTGGTAATCTGGCCGTCCGGGGAACGCTATAGCGCAGGATTGAATTTTCTATCGCGGTGTTGGCGGAGATAGGATGTTGGGGGGTCATGTATAGGACAGAGATTGTGCTGCCAAGTTGAATGGACTTACCAGGAATGCTGCGTGGTATATGTGTGCGTTTCGAGCGCGATCTAGAGGGTGGTGGCCGTGGCATTGCGTCCGAACCACCACCACCGGTGGATCAATACCAGCCGTGAAAgggacttaaatattttataatggaaTTGTATTGATAGTGGTTGCTATTCTCCACATGAATGGGACGGATCGTCGATTATGTGGCGTCGTGAATTGACGGTGAGGTAAATGTCAGAAGGACTGTGAAGGAAAAGATCAATAAAAGGCGGGTGGTgaacttatatacatatatatacctatacaaattatatacgcAACTACTCAGAGAAAATACAGCGATAAGTTCCGATTTTATCAACGTCTGCGACATTAATTAGGCATTGCTGCCATGTTGtgttgtattaatgtatatataatacatatatataagtggAAATTtggtagaaaaatattttactctattatattacaatttacatacttTATATTGCTTTCCCTGGAAGGTTATGCGATGGAGTCGAAATCAATATTTCTTCCTACCCGGACATAACTCCACTCTTCGCCTACGTTCACGCACAACCCGCGCGTTACCGACCCCTGTAAGCCGACTGACGAGgtcgttatacatatatagttgaCGAGAAATGATTTCACTTTTTATTACGATCGCTCGCAATtcagcaaaaaataaaagtgtatactttattgtatacataatcgATTGTAAAgccattataataactaaacaaaactgttgtaataagttttttaaatcacaacAATCACGACAGTATTTTCAACGatcctactataatatatactgtaatataagTTGCAATTATAAACATGGTATTAGATACTTAATTTACATGGAAAGTGTGTCCATCAATTCACGTTACGGTTATAATAATctgaattataatgaattataatatttatgatacataACGCGCTCagccaataattatatacactgCCGTGCACCGACCGTTCGATTACGACCAATAGCATTCCTAAACTtatgcaataaattaatatttttcaattgcgTAAATGAATTCCACCATGTACAATCCACGTGTTCCAATACAAGTATTAATTACCATGTGTCTAAATGAAACGTTTACATTCATCAGTGAGCTGCCGCTTTCATGGCATGTCTAAGCGCTtttgctttttaaaatttttttttatcattagaatccgtttatttaaatctttgaATAAACATtgagaaattatataaaagcattaatttaaacaaattagttCTCTCTGCCGGTAGAACGgcgttaattttaaaattaaaaagtgtatagatacctattatatactaacATACCTCGTCTAATATCTGGCAGTCGaccaatattacaatattcacATATTTACGTATTGTTGTCCTTAAAACCTGCAGTATAtgataaagaaatataaacctaaaaatatataacagttatattaaatacaacttacatacattttaattattaattatagctgTTACACgtgtatatgatttaatatgtgCGTGTATTACtagttatatataggtaccgctCGGCATAAACTGTAACAATTATTCAACGATTTGTACACATTCTTAACGTcctttatattatgcatttgcaacaataaaaataattaaatcctaaaaaaaatacgtttgtataagtattaataagatAACCTATAATGTGAGTTATTGCGTGTTGGATTAATTCACGACACAAATCTTTAATGGCGATTCATAACCGTCAAACGTCCAATGCgtctaatattgtttttacttttttttttcaaaaactcagCTAAGACCGACTTGAAAAAATGTCGCGGCATTTGCTTTCTCTCGGCATCCCATGGTTCTACCGGacgatttataatactacacaCTATATAcgcaagttaatatttttcataaaaataatgtattctaGTTTGTGGCAGTGTtgtttatatacgtatatttatacaaaaaaaatcaaaactaaacACTCAGCATGTGGTGCCTTGATAATGATCCCCAATAGTCTACAAACCACTGGGtcagttgttttatttttttttttttttttttaataaatctcagaagaatgtataaataacaataacgaaatactaaaaaaaactacttaatataaacattgatCAGAAGTTGTAATTGTTTAGACTCACTATTTTCAATCtgtgttgttttaatttttataaaataaaatgttatacaattattacaatcattatttattgttcacgttattataatgtctagattttatataaaaccgcGACAGTTTCATTTcaattgcttaaaaaaaaaaaaaaatgaataaaaataatattcaacaacaTTTCGAGTGTTTGCGTAGCCCtggatacaaaaaaaaataattttttttattactatttctaTCTTTATACAACATTTACTGAGTACCTACGGGATTTTCACGGATTAACGAATGCCTCTAATAAGGTCTTCAGTTATGTATACGTGCTCAACATCATAATGTACGTGCATTGCAATGGTTACATAGTTTAGAATGGGTTGAAAAGACGACGGGATAATAAAGTATGTAGAAAAAAGTAACAAATTCGCCATCAGCATAAACCAGTTGTCGTCGCCATCGAGATAATCCGAAAAATATGTGACACACGTTAAAAAACTACAAACAGTTTTATACGCGATATCTACAAATTCTGAcgtccaaaaatattattcatcacTGTGAATATTTATCGAAAATTcgatatcgtaaaaaaaaacagattatCAGTAAATTTTGATACTGGCTAAAATCCTTTATcgcatacaattattatcatttcattCTCCATTATACAGTTTCCTCTTTTATgctacacattattttataacaaaataacaaacatagtataatttgatattgtataataattaatattctaatagaattttttatttttgacaattttagTATCGTGAGTTTCGATTTAAAGTTGgaaaattattgtgaaaagttatgatattgaaaaataaataataataaaaaaaatttaaaatttaaactgacAAACATATGTGTCCGAAATAAATAAAGGTAGGGTCTGGTAATGGATTGCAACAATCAGTGAAATTTTGGTGTTCGTATTTCGTGCCATAGTCATATATAACTAGCacgtagttattattaaacgtgtaaatgtataatgtggAATGGTGGCAGAAAtccaaattttatacaaaaaataatcaccaGCCGACACGTGtcacaagttttttttaaactatttagttTAACACCAATATGATCCTTTACGAAGTgtgaaaacacaataaattgtttcataacttaatatataatattatattcataatataaaaatataatgatttttgtatttttttttcaggatCATTGCAAGACACTGATGAAAATGGTAGCAATAGAAGTGGCATTGAACACAAGTTAGAGGTATCGCTTCAATTGAAAACAGAAGCCATCGGAGGTGAGCCGGAACAGGACGATGCCGGCCAGGACGTCATGTACACAACTAACTCTAGCATACCATCAGGGCAGTCCAGGATTAGTTATAGATTCTCAACAAATAGTCCTATGCAAACAGCTCCGTGCTCAACTAGTTcctcaaataacaataacaaccaCCTCAGCACTTCTTGGCTTTTGCCTAGCCCAGACAAGAACATATTTCCACCTCTGTTCAACCTGCTCCAACCTCAGCCGTCGAACACGCCCACCTCATACCACAGCTCCAGTCCTCACTACGAAGACAGATCTCAACAAAGTCAAGTAGAATTGCTTGGAATGAGTATCGACTGTGGTAAACAAGCACCACCCACATACACCGGTTGCGGAGTGACTGGAAACGATCAAGATCTCATATACCATAACCGTGGTCAAATGATGCAACAACAGTCATCGCCAGTGAACAAATACCATTGGTTGGATTCGCCGGTCGAATACGGTGGACAGcatcaacaacaacaacaacaacagcagcagcagcagttaCAATCtcaacagcaacaacaacaaatgaTTCCCAAGCAAGAGTTCAACGTAGTAAATGTTGACGTTCAATCACCAGGTTCGTCGAGCGTGTCACAGAGCGGCTACAGCGTCCAATTAGCTGAATATAACCCGTCGACGAGCAAAGGTCACGAAATACTATCACAAGTGTACCAGCAGTCTTCACTACCACTGAAGCTAGTGCCAGTGAAACCCCGGAAATACCCAAACAGACCTAGCAAGACGCCAGTGCACGAGCGACCATATGCATGTCCGGTGGAGCATTGCGACCGTCGGTTTTCCAGATCGGACGAACTTACAAGGCACATCCGTATACACACGGGTCAAAAACCGTTCCAATGTCGTATATGCATGCGATCGTTTTCCAGATCTGACCATCTTACGACACACATCCGAACACACACCGGTGAGAAACCGTTTACATGTGACGTGTGTGGTCGTAAGTTCGCGAGAAGCGACGAAAAGAAGAGACACGCTAAAGTTCATTTGAAGCAACGGACGAAAAAAGAGACCAAAATGGCAGCGTTGCTAgcacaacaacaacagcagcagcagcagcagcaacagcaacagcaacaacaacagcatCAACAGCAACAAGGATCGTCGCAACAACAACACATGCATCACATGGGATTCCAAACCGGCGACACTGGTCACATGTAGACTCAATCATACAAATATGTCTTTAATtattcctttttattttttcttcgta from Aphis gossypii isolate Hap1 chromosome 1, ASM2018417v2, whole genome shotgun sequence includes these protein-coding regions:
- the LOC114129534 gene encoding early growth response protein 1-like isoform X2, encoding MKKNVGVDGGGERKSLRNRRRRGLDGGGSGASTAATGVPEQHQQHQQHQQQPEADMIMECGALEPGVGPLHHAHHHHHHHHHHHPYLLAESAAAVTTATTAAGHFNVLSFETYKGGVATGTGGHVGNGGHGTGNSACHSPAQGNAGTDLNTPVTTSAEVPSFFGPSTVVEPPLITGSLQDTDENGSNRSGIEHKLEVSLQLKTEAIGGEPEQDDAGQDVMYTTNSSIPSGQSRISYRFSTNSPMQTAPCSTSSSNNNNNHLSTSWLLPSPDKNIFPPLFNLLQPQPSNTPTSYHSSSPHYEDRSQQSQVELLGMSIDCGKQAPPTYTGCGVTGNDQDLIYHNRGQMMQQQSSPVNKYHWLDSPVEYGGQHQQQQQQQQQQQLQSQQQQQQMIPKQEFNVVNVDVQSPGSSSVSQSGYSVQLAEYNPSTSKGHEILSQVYQQSSLPLKLVPVKPRKYPNRPSKTPVHERPYACPVEHCDRRFSRSDELTRHIRIHTGQKPFQCRICMRSFSRSDHLTTHIRTHTGEKPFTCDVCGRKFARSDEKKRHAKVHLKQRTKKETKMAALLAQQQQQQQQQQQQQQQQQHQQQQGSSQQQHMHHMGFQTGDTGHM
- the LOC114129534 gene encoding early growth response protein 1-like isoform X1, translated to MKKNVGVDGGGERKSLRNRRRRGLDGDGPPPSPSPTAQPPPQPVAAAATVTSGALHRLQAVAAAAESSSAVVVVDGRDSTTAVTTTDDWLFADWLDGGGGGSGGGGGGSGASTAATGVPEQHQQHQQHQQQPEADMIMECGALEPGVGPLHHAHHHHHHHHHHHPYLLAESAAAVTTATTAAGHFNVLSFETYKGGVATGTGGHVGNGGHGTGNSACHSPAQGNAGTDLNTPVTTSAEVPSFFGPSTVVEPPLITGSLQDTDENGSNRSGIEHKLEVSLQLKTEAIGGEPEQDDAGQDVMYTTNSSIPSGQSRISYRFSTNSPMQTAPCSTSSSNNNNNHLSTSWLLPSPDKNIFPPLFNLLQPQPSNTPTSYHSSSPHYEDRSQQSQVELLGMSIDCGKQAPPTYTGCGVTGNDQDLIYHNRGQMMQQQSSPVNKYHWLDSPVEYGGQHQQQQQQQQQQQLQSQQQQQQMIPKQEFNVVNVDVQSPGSSSVSQSGYSVQLAEYNPSTSKGHEILSQVYQQSSLPLKLVPVKPRKYPNRPSKTPVHERPYACPVEHCDRRFSRSDELTRHIRIHTGQKPFQCRICMRSFSRSDHLTTHIRTHTGEKPFTCDVCGRKFARSDEKKRHAKVHLKQRTKKETKMAALLAQQQQQQQQQQQQQQQQQHQQQQGSSQQQHMHHMGFQTGDTGHM